In Triplophysa rosa linkage group LG2, Trosa_1v2, whole genome shotgun sequence, the genomic window gagctcaaccagagtgatcatcagcttcttggtcaccgctctaaccaagacagTTCTCATCAAGttagctcaagtaagagatccggtggttccaaacctctttcattaaggattaatggaggctacatgcttctgtgaaccttcaatacagcagatttttttcagaagtcttccccagatctgtgtctTGATACAAGTCTGTATCGGAGCTCTCCTGGCAGTTCTTTTTTCCTTATGTCTTGgcttttactttgatatgcattttcagctgttatTGAGGGGTATGTGCcattccaaatcatacttattcaattgaatttggcacaggttaactccactcgaagtgtagaaacatcaacaagcaaatctaatgcttctgagctaaatttcaagtgtcccagaaaagggtatgaatacttatgcaatgtacttatttttgttttgtcattattgtgaatGGAGTGTagatcactgtaaaaaaaaaaaattttttaagtagtttaagataaggaagcagcataacaaaatgtgagtAAAATAAAGGGGggtgaatacattttcaagGCACTGTATGTAcagaatcgtgagctgagtgtatcgttacacccctagacAAAACACAAACTGAAAGAGAAATTTCACAGAtggtcttttttctttttgaaaacTGCAATAAATATTGTGATAATACCACAAAGTTGTCTGGCCATGATAACCAtgcagtgaaaatctgataaTTTGTCACAGCCCTATTAACAATTGTGCTGCTTGATTTCTGTAGGTGATATTTTTCTGGTGAGAGGTGGCATGCGTGCTGTGGAGTTCAAAGTGGTGGAGACTGACCCCAGCCCATACTGTATTGTGGCACCAGACACGGTTATCCACTGTGAGGGAGAGCCCATCAAGAGAGAGGTATGTGGATTACGGCATATTAATCGGTTCTACAGTTGTGGTCTTTAGGAAAAATAGGCCTTGAATATAGGTTTTTTCTGTTAAGATGACATTGATTTATGGTGGAAAGTTTGAGgcattttgtgattttcttttatgttttgaaTCTTGATTTCAGGATGAGGAAGAGTCTCTGAATGAGGTGGGTTATGATGACATCGGAGGTGTAAGGAAACAGCTTGCCCAGATTAAAGAAATGGTGGAGCTTCCTTTGAGACACCCAGCTCTCTTCAAGGCTATTGGAGTGAAGGTAATGATCAAGAACTGTGGGATTTAAATATTAAGATATTACACATTTGTAGTGAGAGGTGCATATAAGAACATCATGTCCTGTTGTTCAGCCTCCCCGTGGAATTCTGCTATATGGACCCCCTGGAACTGGAAAGACTCTTATTGCTCGTGCTGTGGCCAATGAAACTGGAGCATTCTTCTTCCTCATCAATGGTGCGGATgaaatattgcattttattatattttaataacattttagtggttcttgttgttttttgtgtacaTTCTTTTTTTGAGTATGATCTTGATGTTTGTTCCTGTTATGCTCCCAGGCCCAGAAATTATGAGCAAACTGGCAGGAGAATCTGAGAGTAATCTCCGCAAAGCTTTTGAAGAAGCAGAGAAGAACGCTCCAGCCATCATCTTCATTGATGAACTCGATGCCATTGCACCCAAAAGAGAGAAGGTAAGATGTTTTAGATTCTAGAGCATTTTTACCCCAAATGGTTGTCTGAATGTTTAAGTGAAGGTCGTTTCATATGAATGGATCTCTGTTTTGTCAGACTCATGGTGAGGTGGAGAGGCGTATTGTGTCTCAGCTGCTCACTCTGATGGATGGGCTGAAACAGAGGGCTCATGTCATCGTCATGGCAGCCACTAACAGACCAAACAGCATCGACCCAGCTCTCAGGCGATTCGGTGAGATCACTTCTTTCAAATGTTCCTCTGTAAGGGATTCTGAACACAACATTACACCTTTGAGTCTTTTTGACCAATAAGTATCACGTTCGTCATTTGTCCCTGTACTGGAAGCGTTTTGTACTGATGTGGTCGCTCTGATTTCAGGGCGCTTTGACAGAGAGGTGGACATCGGTATTCCAGATGCTACTGGAAGACTTGAGATCCTTCAGATCCACACCAAAAACATGAAGCTTGCTGATGATGTTGATCTTGAGCAGGTACTGTATGTTTCAGAGAACATTTGTATGTCAACCGATCCCTGTGCATTTAAGTGCGATTCAGAGTTTTTACTCCTGATTTTTTTGTTCAGGTGGCAAATGAGACCCATGGCCATGTGGGTGCTGATCTGGCTGCCCTTTGCTCGGAGGCTGCCCTGCAAGCCATCCGTAAGAAAATGGACCTTATTGATCTGGAGGATGAGACCATTGATGCTGAGGTCATGAACTCCTTGGCTGTTACTATGGATGACTTTAGGGTGAGCAATCTGCATCTCAACATACATTTAACTGTGACTTGTAACTCTTCCTAAAGTTGGGAGCAAGTAGTGTTCAGAAGAATTAAGTATTTGTCTTGTGTTCTCTTCTACCTAAAAGTGGGCGCTTAGCCAGAGCAACCCCTCTGCCCTGCGTGAGACTGTTGTGGAGGTGCCCAACATCACTTGGGAGGATATTGGTGGTCTTGATGATGTCAAGAGAGAGCTGCAGGAGCTTGTGCAGGTACTGGGAGCAAAAAACTCAAATTCATAATGTGCTTGAATGGCTTCGTTTTCAAACTTTGTCTATGCTGACTAACAATTTGCCTCATCTTTCTATCCTTTAAGTACCCAGTGGAGCATCCAGACAAATTCCTCAAGTTTGGCATGACCCCATCCAAGGGTGTGCTGTTTTACGGACCACCAGGTTGTGGTAAAACCCTGCTGGCCAAGGCCATTGCCAACGAGTGCCAGGCCAACTTCATCTCAATCAAGGGACCAGAACTTCTCACCATGTGGTTTGGAGAGTCAGAGGCTAATGTCAGAGAGATCTTCGACAAGGTATTTCTTTTCTTCCACCAGCTGTTTCTGAAGGCAGTCCAGGTTCAAGTTACACTTGGTTGTGTCCTCACTGTCCGCTTTGTCCTCCAGGCTCGTCAAGCTGCCCCATGTGTGCTGTTCTTTGATGAACTTGACTCCATTGCTAAGGCTCGTGGTGGAAATGTTGGTGACGGAGGCGGTGCCGCTGACAGAGTCATTAACCAGATCCTCACAGAAATGGACGGTATGTCCAGCAAGAAGAACGTCTTCATCATCGGCGCTACCAACAGACCAGACATTATTGACCCTGCCATCCTCAGGCCTGGCCGACTGGACCAGCTCATCTACATCCCACTGCCCGATGAGAAGTCCCGCATTGCCATTCTCAAAGCTAACCTCAGGAAGTCTCCAATCTCAAAGGTGGGCAAGACTCAGATCCATGTCTGTTTTCTAAAATAAGTTGCAGTGATTtgattgtatttgtgttttcatttttgtaggATGTGGACGTGGACTTTTTGGCCAAGATGACCAATGGCTTTTCAGGTGCTGACTTGACTGAGATTTGTCAGAGAGCCTGTAAACTGGCCATCCGTGAGTCCATTGAGAATGAGATCA contains:
- the vcp gene encoding transitional endoplasmic reticulum ATPase, with the translated sequence MASGGESKNDDLSTAILKQKNRPNRLIVDESINEDNSVVSLSQAKMDELQLFRGDTVLLKGKKRRETVCIVLSDDTCSDEKVRMNRVVRNNLRVRLGDVISIQPCPDVKYGKRIHVLPIDDTVEGITGNLFEVYLKPYFLEAYRPIRKGDIFLVRGGMRAVEFKVVETDPSPYCIVAPDTVIHCEGEPIKREDEEESLNEVGYDDIGGVRKQLAQIKEMVELPLRHPALFKAIGVKPPRGILLYGPPGTGKTLIARAVANETGAFFFLINGPEIMSKLAGESESNLRKAFEEAEKNAPAIIFIDELDAIAPKREKTHGEVERRIVSQLLTLMDGLKQRAHVIVMAATNRPNSIDPALRRFGRFDREVDIGIPDATGRLEILQIHTKNMKLADDVDLEQVANETHGHVGADLAALCSEAALQAIRKKMDLIDLEDETIDAEVMNSLAVTMDDFRWALSQSNPSALRETVVEVPNITWEDIGGLDDVKRELQELVQYPVEHPDKFLKFGMTPSKGVLFYGPPGCGKTLLAKAIANECQANFISIKGPELLTMWFGESEANVREIFDKARQAAPCVLFFDELDSIAKARGGNVGDGGGAADRVINQILTEMDGMSSKKNVFIIGATNRPDIIDPAILRPGRLDQLIYIPLPDEKSRIAILKANLRKSPISKDVDVDFLAKMTNGFSGADLTEICQRACKLAIRESIENEIRRERERQTNPSAMEVEEDDPVPEIRKDHFEEAMRFARRSVSDNDIRKYEMFAQTLQQSRGFGSFRFPSSNQGGSGPSQGSSGSGGGNIFNEDNDDDLYG